In Streptomyces sp. NBC_01381, the sequence CAATTGGCCCCCTCCTGCATGGCATGCGACACCAGTACGGCATCCTTGTGACAGATCACACTGTTTGGACCGTCCGGCAAAATGGGGAGCACGGTCCCCTGATGCAGGTCGACAAGGAGAGAACTCGTGGACGACGTTCTGCGGCGCGCCCCGCTCTTCGCGGCGCTCGATGACGAGCAGGCCGCGGAGCTCCGCGCCTCCATGAGTGAGGTGACGCTCGCGCGCGGGGATGCTCTGTTCCATGAGGGCGACCCCGGAGACCGCCTTTATGTGGTCACCGAGGGCAAGGTGAAGCTCCACCGGACCTCACCCGACGGGCGCGAGAACATGCTCGCGGTGCTCGGTCCCGGCGAGCTCATCGGTGAGCTCTCGCTGTTCGACCCGGGTCCGCGTACGGCAACCGCCTCCGCCCTCACCGAGGTCAAGCTGCTCGGCCTGGGGCACGGCGACCTCCAGCCGTGGCTGAACGCGCGGCCCGAGGTGGCCGCCGCGCTGCTGCGTGCCGTCGCCCGGCGCCTGCGCAAGACCAACGACCAGATGTCCGACCTGGTCTTCTCCGACGTGCCCGGGCGTGTGGCCCGCGCGCTCCTCGACCTGTCGCGCCGCTTCGGTGTGCAGTCCGAGGAGGGCATCCACGTCGTGCACGACCTCACGCAGGAAGAGCTGGCCCAGCTGGTCGGCGCCTCCCGCGAGACGGTCAACAAGGCGCTCGCGGACTTCGCCGGGCGCGGGTGGCTGCGGCTTGAGGCTCGCGCGGTGATCTTGCTGGATGTGGAGCGGTTGGCCAAGCGCTCTCGCTGACGCCGGTGCGCTGACGCTGTGTCTTACGTGGATGGGGTTCCGCCTGTTTTGAGGCTGGGCCCCATCCGTGCTTGCTGTACAGGCTTTTCCCGCCCACCCGCACGATTGCCCGGCGGGGTGGCGCAAGCCCGGACTTGACCCTCACCCGGACGTTCCGCGGCCCTGAACCAGGCCGTCAGATCAGGCCGTGCTCCCGCAGGTAGTCCAGCTGGGCACGGACCGAGAGTTCCGCCGCCGGCCACAGGGAGCGGTCGACGTCCGCGTACACGTGGGAGACGACGTCCGCGGGGGCCACGTGGCCGTTCTCGACGGCCGTCTCCACCTGGGCCAGGCGGGTCGCGCGGTGCGCGAGGTAGTACTCGACGGCGCCCTGCGCGTCCTCCAGGACCGGTCCGTGGCCCGGCAGGACCGTGTGCACGCCGTCGTCGACCGTCAGGGACCTGAGGCGGCGCAGCGAGTCCAGATAGTCCCCCAGGCGGCCGTCAGGGTGCGCCACGACCGTCGTACCGCGGCCCAGGACCGTATCCCCCGTCAGGACGGACTGATCGGCCGGGAGATGGAAGCACAGGGAGTCCGCGGTGTGGCCCGGCGTCGGCACGACGCGCAGCTCCAGGCCGCCCGTCGTGATCACGTCACCCGCGGCGAGGCCCTCGTCGCCGAGGCGCAGCGCCGGGTCGAGGGCCCGGACGTTGCTGCCGGTCAGCTCGGCGAAGCGGGCGGCGCCTTCCGCGTGGTCGGGGTGGCCGTGGGTGAGGAGGGTCAGGGCCACACGCTGACCGGCCTTCTCGGCGGTGGCGATGACGTTCTGGAGGTGCGCGTCGTCCAGAGGGCCGGGGTCGATGACGACCGCGAGGCCGGAGTCCGGCTCCGCGACGATCCAGGTGTTGGTGCCGTCGAGGGTCATCGCGGACGCGTTGGGCGCGAGCACGTTGACCGCGCGGGCCGTTGCGCGACCGCTGAGCACTCCACCCCGGGGCTGTCCGGGAAGGGCGGCGGCTTCGGTCATGCGGGGTTACTCCCGTTCGGGTGGGGTGGAGTGACGGTGCGGGTCACGGTCCAGGTGGCAGCGGGTGGGCCCCGGGGTTCACTTGGGCTCGCCCGTAGGGATGTGTTTGGTGAACTCCTCGTGGCCTGGCCAGGTCAGGGTCAACTCGCCGTTCTCCAGGCGCGCTTGGGCCAGGACCGGGGTCAGGTCCCGCTCCGGGGCGGCGGCCAGGGCGTCCGCAGCGGACGCGTACGGGCTCAGCTGGCGCAGGGTCGCGATGGTCGGCGGCATCATCAGGAGCTCGCCGTTGTCGTACCCCTCCGTGGCCTTGCCCGGAGCGATCCACACCGTACGGTCCGCCTCCGTAGAGGCGTTGCGCGTGCGCTGCCCCTCCGGAAGCACCGCCACGAAGAAGAACGTGTCGTACCGCTTCGGCTCGAACTCCGGAGTGATCCACCGCGCCCAGGCGGCAAGCAGATCACTACGGAGGACAAGCCCCCGGCGGTCCAGGAACTCCGCGAAGGACACCTCGCGGGCCACCAGCGCCTCGCGGTCCGCCTCCCAGTCCTCACCCGTCGTGTCGCCGACGACCGTCGAGGGGCTCGGCCCGGCCAGCAGCACGCCCGCCTCCTCGTACGTCTCGCGGACGGCGGCGCACACGATCGCCTGGGCGCCCGGCTCGTCCACGCCGAGCCGCGCCGCCCACGACGCGAGGGAGGGGCCCGCCCACCTCACCAGGTGGTCGTCGTCGCGCGGGTCCACGCCGCCGCCCGGATACGCGTACGCGCCTCCGGCGAAAGCCATGGAGGCGCGTCTGCGCAACATGTGTACGGCGGGGCCCGCCGCGGAGTCCCTCAGGAGCATGACCGTGGCGGCCCGGCGCGGAGTCGCCGGCGTCAGTTCGCCGCTGCTCAGCGCCCGGATGCGATCGGGCCACTCCGGGGGATACCACTGCCCATTAGCCATGGGCGGAGGCTATCCCCTGGCGGGCTGATGTTCGAGAGGCAACTATCGGGTGCTCCAGGAGAGCAAAAACCACCCCCGCGCAGCCCTCACGCCTCGGTCAGTTCCGCCTGGATCTCGACCTCGACCGGCGCGTCCAGCGGCAGGACCGCCACGCCCACGGCGCTGCGGGCGTGCACGCCCTTGTCGCCGAGGACCTCGCCGAGCAGCTCGCTCGAGCCGTTGATCACTCCGGGCTGGCCCGTGAAATCGGGGGCCGAGGCGACGAAGCCGACGACCTTCACGACGCGCGCGACCCGGTCCAGGTCGCCGATGAGGGACTTCACCGCGGCGAGCGCGTTCAGGGCGCAGGTACGGGCCAGTTCCTTGGCCTCCTCCGGGGTCACCTCGGCGCCGACCTTGCCGGTCACCGGAAGCTTGCCCTCCACCATCGGGAGCTGCCCCGAGGTGTACACGTACACACCGGACTGGACGGCCGGCTGGTAGGTCGCCAGCGGCGGAACCACCTCCGGCAGGGTCAGTCCGAGCTCGGCAAGGCGAGCATCCACGACGCCGCTCATGCCTGCTTCTCCCGCTTCAGGTAGGCCACGAGCTGCTCAGGGTTGTTCGGCCCGGGCACGACCTGGACGAGCTCCCAGCCGTCCTCGCCCCAGGTGTCCAGAATCTGCTTCGTGGCATGGACGAGCAGCGGCACGGTTGCGTATTCCCACTTGGTCATACGGCCGACTGTAGCCGCTGTGAGGCGCTGCTCACGGTGGCCTCCTGCGTAGCCCGGACGGCGACTGGTTAGGCTCACAAGTGTGAGCAGGCTCCAGGTCGTCAGCGGCAAGGGTGGTACCGGCAAGACCACGGTGGCCGCCGCCCTAGCGCTCGCCCTCGCGACGAAGGGCAAGCGCACCCTTCTCGTGGAGGTCGAGGGCAGACAGGGCATCGCGCAGCTCTTCGAGACCGAAGCGTTGCCCTACGAGGAGCGGAAGATCGCCGTCGCTCCGGGGGGCGGGGAGGTGTACGCCCTCGCCATCGACCCCGAGCTCGCGCTCCTCGACTACCTCCAGATGTTCTACAAGCTGGGGGGCGCAGGACGCGCGCTCAAGAAGCTCGGCGCCATCGACTTCGCCACCACCGTCGCGCCGGGCCTGCGGGACGTCCTGCTGACGGGCAAGGCCTGCGAGGCCGTACGCCGCAAGGAGAAGAGCGGGCGTTTCACGTACGACTACGTGGTGATGGACGCCCCGCCGACCGGGCGCATCACGCGCTTCCTGAACGTGAACGACGAGGTGGCGGGGCTCGCCAAGATCGGGCCGATACACAACCAGGCACAGGCCGTGATGCGGGTCCTCAAGTCCCCTGAGACGGCGGTGCACTTGGTGACGCTGCTCGAGGAAATGCCGGTCCAGGAGACCGCCGACGGGATCGCCGAGCTGCAGGCGGCGAAGCTGGCCGTGGGGCGGGTCATCGTGAACATGGTGCGGCCCGCCCTGCTCGACGAGGCCTCGCTCGAGCTGGGCCTTGAGCAGACCCCGCGGGCGGCCATCGCCAAGTCCCTGTCGGCCGCGGGCCTCGGCGGCGCGCGGCGCGGCGGCAACGCGGAGCGGCTGGTCGACCCGCTCCTTGAGCAGGCCGCCGAGTACGCCGAGCGGTACGCCCTTGAGCGCGACCAGCGGGCCGTGCTCGGCGATCTCGGCCTGCCCTCGCACGAACTCCCGCTGCTCGCAGGGGGGATGGACCTGGCGGGGCTCTACGACCTCGCGACGGAACTGCGGAAGCAAGGGATCGCATGACGACGTCCGACCCGGCACGCACCCCTGACCCGGCGCGCACCGACCCGGTACGCCCCCTCGACCCGGCCCGCAGCCTCGACGTGGACAGGCTGCTCGACGACCCGAAGACCCGCATCGTCGTGTGCTGCGGCTCCGGAGGCGTCGGCAAGACGACCACGGCGGCCGCGCTCGGCCTGCGTGCCGCGGAACGGGGCCGCAAGGTCGTCGTCCTCACCATCGACCCGGCGCGCAGGCTCGCGCAGT encodes:
- a CDS encoding Crp/Fnr family transcriptional regulator; translated protein: MDDVLRRAPLFAALDDEQAAELRASMSEVTLARGDALFHEGDPGDRLYVVTEGKVKLHRTSPDGRENMLAVLGPGELIGELSLFDPGPRTATASALTEVKLLGLGHGDLQPWLNARPEVAAALLRAVARRLRKTNDQMSDLVFSDVPGRVARALLDLSRRFGVQSEEGIHVVHDLTQEELAQLVGASRETVNKALADFAGRGWLRLEARAVILLDVERLAKRSR
- a CDS encoding MBL fold metallo-hydrolase is translated as MTEAAALPGQPRGGVLSGRATARAVNVLAPNASAMTLDGTNTWIVAEPDSGLAVVIDPGPLDDAHLQNVIATAEKAGQRVALTLLTHGHPDHAEGAARFAELTGSNVRALDPALRLGDEGLAAGDVITTGGLELRVVPTPGHTADSLCFHLPADQSVLTGDTVLGRGTTVVAHPDGRLGDYLDSLRRLRSLTVDDGVHTVLPGHGPVLEDAQGAVEYYLAHRATRLAQVETAVENGHVAPADVVSHVYADVDRSLWPAAELSVRAQLDYLREHGLI
- a CDS encoding NUDIX hydrolase translates to MANGQWYPPEWPDRIRALSSGELTPATPRRAATVMLLRDSAAGPAVHMLRRRASMAFAGGAYAYPGGGVDPRDDDHLVRWAGPSLASWAARLGVDEPGAQAIVCAAVRETYEEAGVLLAGPSPSTVVGDTTGEDWEADREALVAREVSFAEFLDRRGLVLRSDLLAAWARWITPEFEPKRYDTFFFVAVLPEGQRTRNASTEADRTVWIAPGKATEGYDNGELLMMPPTIATLRQLSPYASAADALAAAPERDLTPVLAQARLENGELTLTWPGHEEFTKHIPTGEPK
- a CDS encoding RidA family protein codes for the protein MSGVVDARLAELGLTLPEVVPPLATYQPAVQSGVYVYTSGQLPMVEGKLPVTGKVGAEVTPEEAKELARTCALNALAAVKSLIGDLDRVARVVKVVGFVASAPDFTGQPGVINGSSELLGEVLGDKGVHARSAVGVAVLPLDAPVEVEIQAELTEA
- a CDS encoding DUF4177 domain-containing protein; this translates as MTKWEYATVPLLVHATKQILDTWGEDGWELVQVVPGPNNPEQLVAYLKREKQA
- a CDS encoding ArsA-related P-loop ATPase, with amino-acid sequence MSRLQVVSGKGGTGKTTVAAALALALATKGKRTLLVEVEGRQGIAQLFETEALPYEERKIAVAPGGGEVYALAIDPELALLDYLQMFYKLGGAGRALKKLGAIDFATTVAPGLRDVLLTGKACEAVRRKEKSGRFTYDYVVMDAPPTGRITRFLNVNDEVAGLAKIGPIHNQAQAVMRVLKSPETAVHLVTLLEEMPVQETADGIAELQAAKLAVGRVIVNMVRPALLDEASLELGLEQTPRAAIAKSLSAAGLGGARRGGNAERLVDPLLEQAAEYAERYALERDQRAVLGDLGLPSHELPLLAGGMDLAGLYDLATELRKQGIA